Proteins encoded within one genomic window of Thiothrix litoralis:
- a CDS encoding carbamoyltransferase family protein, whose product MYILGINAVYHESAACLIKDEKIVAMAEEERFNRIKHGKKVLVDNPDEFPTESIAYCLAEAGIGPGDIDHIGYSAVPSQFERRKERLATGDFGDEWLDDAEWQLGQDALERVPHKLKELGLVGQFHWVDHHAAHAASAYFPSPFTEAAVLSIDGTGEYDTAVSYYGEGHRLKRLRGIPYPSSIGLLWEVLSVYLGFDIYDAAKLMGLASYGNSQRFIEQFRQIIKPLQDGTFVIDHDLVKFGHLEYYPPNAYLGGLEQLLGVKRRLPDDALTQVHEDIAAAMQALTNELFLHMAEHVHKETGSDNLCLAGGVALNCVANSYVFEKGPFKQLYVQPTSHDAGTAIGAAYWIFHNVLGESARGSMDHAYWGPAYSEQRIQEALQARGLNYRVSDKLEEEVAGFIADDKIVAFFQGRMETGPRALGNRSLLANPTNRDMREILNRKVKHREYFRPLAPSVLVEEADKWFEIDKPTSAADFMLMTYPAQEDKQERIPAVVHTDGSCRVQCVRSETNPRYHKVISEFQKLTGVPVVLNTSFNDQEPIVCTPEDAINTFLKTEIDVLAIGDCLVFKEDIA is encoded by the coding sequence ATGTACATACTTGGCATCAACGCGGTCTACCACGAGTCGGCAGCGTGTCTGATCAAAGATGAAAAAATTGTCGCTATGGCTGAGGAGGAGCGTTTCAACCGTATCAAGCACGGCAAAAAAGTGCTGGTCGACAATCCTGACGAATTTCCTACTGAATCCATCGCTTACTGCCTTGCCGAGGCTGGCATTGGCCCCGGTGACATCGACCATATTGGTTATTCTGCCGTGCCCAGCCAGTTTGAACGCCGCAAGGAACGTCTGGCAACGGGCGATTTTGGTGACGAATGGCTGGATGATGCAGAGTGGCAACTGGGGCAGGATGCCCTAGAACGGGTTCCACACAAGCTCAAAGAACTGGGTTTGGTGGGGCAGTTCCACTGGGTTGACCATCATGCGGCGCACGCTGCCTCGGCTTACTTCCCCTCACCATTTACGGAAGCTGCGGTGCTGTCAATTGATGGCACAGGTGAATACGATACTGCCGTTTCTTACTACGGTGAGGGGCATCGTCTCAAGCGTTTACGCGGTATCCCTTACCCGTCGTCGATCGGCTTGCTGTGGGAAGTCTTGTCGGTGTACCTAGGGTTCGACATTTATGATGCAGCCAAGCTGATGGGCTTGGCCAGCTATGGCAATTCACAACGGTTTATCGAGCAGTTTCGTCAGATCATTAAGCCCTTGCAGGATGGCACTTTTGTGATCGACCATGACTTGGTGAAGTTCGGTCATCTGGAGTATTACCCACCCAATGCCTATCTTGGCGGTCTGGAGCAGTTGCTGGGCGTCAAGCGCCGCTTGCCAGACGATGCGTTGACACAGGTGCATGAGGATATCGCCGCAGCCATGCAGGCATTGACCAATGAGTTGTTCCTGCACATGGCTGAACATGTGCATAAGGAGACCGGATCCGACAATCTCTGTCTGGCCGGTGGAGTGGCACTTAATTGTGTTGCCAACAGCTATGTATTCGAGAAAGGACCATTCAAACAATTGTATGTTCAGCCCACCTCCCACGATGCCGGTACTGCCATCGGTGCTGCCTACTGGATTTTCCACAATGTGCTGGGGGAATCGGCAAGAGGTTCGATGGATCACGCTTATTGGGGGCCGGCCTATTCCGAACAGCGCATTCAGGAGGCGCTGCAAGCACGTGGGTTGAATTACCGGGTCAGCGATAAGCTCGAAGAAGAGGTGGCGGGCTTTATTGCAGACGACAAGATTGTCGCCTTCTTCCAAGGCAGAATGGAGACCGGCCCTAGGGCGTTGGGTAATCGCAGCCTGCTGGCTAATCCGACCAACCGCGATATGCGGGAGATTCTCAACCGCAAAGTCAAACACCGGGAATATTTTCGTCCGCTGGCACCTAGCGTCTTGGTGGAGGAGGCCGATAAATGGTTTGAAATCGACAAGCCGACCAGTGCGGCGGATTTCATGTTGATGACTTACCCGGCTCAGGAAGATAAGCAAGAGCGCATCCCTGCGGTCGTACATACCGACGGCTCTTGCCGGGTGCAGTGTGTCCGCAGTGAAACCAACCCCCGGTATCACAAGGTAATCAGTGAGTTCCAGAAGCTGACGGGTGTACCGGTGGTACTCAATACTTCATTCAATGATCAGGAGCCCATCGTCTGCACGCCTGAGGATGCTATCAACACCTTCCTCAAGACCGAAATTGACGTGTTGGCTATTGGCGACTGCCTAGTATTCAAGGAGGATATCGCATGA
- a CDS encoding non-ribosomal peptide synthetase: protein MDHHRHLNIIEFLQDLEARGERLELVDGRLHYSARQGGPRQEDVQVIRAHRDELLAWLQETAAEPDEYPLSAGQQGLWMAWRLEPETPIYNLFFVARLQEAVEVDALQQALQLLIRQHPVLRTRYPLPEGAEAVLPRQHVDRDCCVELPVHDGEGWTEARVTAWIEQESERAFDLAQGPVMRTSVLRTVVAGGMVQHLFHWTIHHIASDFLTQEVLIEDLENFYRAVCTGSAPEVAKAELGYREFVRWEQDVMRQEGESLRAYWKSQVAHWPVPPRLPADLSAVNPDGAGHYRGATLDFGVDAALTDALRTFTRNQHVSLFTCLLTAYQVVLARYSGRDHFLVTTPTAVRHLAGWSRTAGYLINPLCLEVDLSGNPSVRELLGRTQSRLASAFEHQMLPFSEVLRLLQAADASGRSNKPTFGFILDAARRPARAVSLFAETLAIGQRGTPEELSLSMFDMAGELSGQFTYDANRFQPHSIQRLTDYLQATIRAMLEHLAQPALELPLLTAAMRQQILQDWTATEVQADTAVDTRDLPLYAQFMQQVERTPDAVALIDCAEDQTDSTLSYRALADWADRVAHQLRLEGIGRETLVGVFVDRSMTMVAGLLGILKVGAAYLPLDPSYPRARLEYMLHDSGTPLLITRASLRGELPATSARVVDIDRDALPELTEGVNTGDITVAPTDLAYVIYTSGSTGLPKGVQALHRATSNRLAWMWRTLPFTPGEVCCQKTALSFVDSVWEIFGPLLQGVPSVIIPALAVKDVPRLMDTLAHYQVTRIVLVPSLLRAMLASGGQPLQERLPKLRHWVCSGETLPIPLVQAFYAQFPDARLINLYGSSEVAADVTWYDTTALKAQAEWSLPQVPIGQPIDNAQCYILDERLQPVPPGIEGELYVGGDCLARGYLNRPEMTRERFIGNPFGAGRLFRTGDRARWLPAESADAHCRPDIEFLGRNDSQVKIRGFRVELSEIEVRLRAHPAVSEALVQLQEHSSGSRLVAYVAASQPPAPADLYWHLQQDLPDYMVPSAFVVLESLPLTPNGKVDRQVLAQMEVAAPVNAGVSEPPVTALEQALAAIWSRQLGVKPVGRHDNFFVLGGHSLLVTQVITQIQSELQVVLPLRTVFDHPTVAELAQQIEAQGTVPVEPPLLPQPRPAELPLSFAQERLWFLAQLENTAEAYNIALALRLQGALQVEALVAALATVVGRHEILRTCFPARDGSPRQQLAEPEPVPFETIELAHLPEPERTNACMRLLREHSVQPFDLARGPLIRAVLAHIGEEGHVLLLCVHHIVADGWSLGVLTWELDAAYRSALTGQAATLPPLALQYADYAIWQRALATGNEWQQQLHWWQQQLDGAPTLLGLPTDHPRPSVQDSAGATFPFTLSEPLTSQLERLGEQHGVSLFMMLLAVWSVLLGRYSNEDDLVIGTPIANRHRPGLDPLIGCFVNTLPLRVDLSGDPSFTALLGRLRQVTLDAYAHQDIPFERLVNELKIERSLSHSPLFQVMLSVEYAQSHPAARDYSLGDLHVSWVDLGRDHTELDLGIELVRTADGLLGWLDYSKALFEQASIERMAGHFQMMVEGLVANPACTLSALPLLTAAERRQLVEEWNPVVTKLGANASIQQLFEQQVERTPDAVAVVLAQEGVEPTQCAALTYAELNARANLLARRLVALQPGEDIPGALDSTGLKRLVGICLNRSADMLVAILGILKAGCAYVPVDPTWPEQRVAAILNDATPFALVTEPGLLDAGFMGSMIPCYVDTAPLEPTEPNAVNLPIQSQPEDAAYVMFTSGSTGIPKGVIIEHGNVVSYVHAFVAWTKLTSADRSLQHGSLAFDISIEEIFPPLSVGGSVVICMNPASIENIVTDSIRHRASMVCTTPLLMQYYNSRADELTDLRFLASGGDVLRPEDIDRLLARGVGVYNSYGPTETTVTATSYWACPGDESLPIGTPLANTRAFVLDARRNPLPVGVPGELYIGGAGVGRGYLNRPELNAERFIHWHNGEWLYRTGDRARWCANRTLEFVGRMDRQVKIRGFRVELGEIEAAISLHEAVDQIAVLPHTDADGQKRLLAYIVPAVGAGRPEQYEQLQTLLREHLRERLPNYMIPGAFLFLDSLPLTSTGKIDRKALPAPQETDAPQALHRPRSVTEQDLLAIWREVLQNSAVGIFDNFFELGGHSLLAVRLAAQIAAAFATEMPLQALFRYPTVAELAAYLEQANPDLSWSTLVALQAHGNKAVLFCVPGDGGNVFYFYPLVKELGSEQPVYGLESLGLDGKQAPHATVEAAAAHHIQQIRARWPQGPYCLAGHSFGGLVVYEMAQQLSRMGETVSLLAIMDTLPPSMPLPAATEPELMMTFEGLFAEEYGLPTALTLEQLDPLDAEQRLYALKQALERLEALPSGATMAHVRGIFSVFRTNTQTEYHPSGIIRLPFELLLAEESPADERDEIIAGWSQFGVPRVQVVPGSHTTMTYPPHVASLADKLRTCLTTLETLN, encoded by the coding sequence GCCGGTTCATGATGGTGAGGGCTGGACGGAGGCAAGGGTTACCGCTTGGATTGAGCAGGAGTCTGAGCGGGCATTCGATCTGGCGCAGGGGCCGGTGATGCGTACCTCGGTATTACGTACCGTTGTTGCCGGGGGAATGGTACAGCATCTGTTCCATTGGACCATTCATCACATTGCTTCTGACTTCCTGACGCAGGAAGTGCTGATCGAAGACCTTGAGAACTTCTACCGCGCAGTGTGTACCGGTTCAGCGCCAGAAGTGGCAAAGGCGGAACTCGGTTATCGTGAATTTGTACGCTGGGAACAGGATGTCATGCGTCAAGAGGGTGAGTCCTTGCGAGCCTACTGGAAAAGTCAGGTTGCGCACTGGCCTGTACCTCCCCGTCTGCCTGCTGACTTGAGCGCCGTTAACCCTGATGGGGCGGGTCATTATCGCGGGGCAACCCTTGACTTTGGGGTTGATGCGGCGCTGACGGATGCACTGCGCACCTTTACCCGCAACCAGCATGTTTCCTTGTTTACCTGTTTGCTGACGGCGTATCAGGTTGTGCTTGCCCGTTACAGCGGGCGGGATCATTTTCTGGTGACCACACCGACGGCGGTCAGGCATCTCGCGGGCTGGAGCCGAACTGCTGGCTACCTGATCAATCCACTGTGTCTGGAAGTCGACCTTTCCGGCAACCCGAGTGTCAGGGAGTTGCTGGGGCGTACCCAAAGTCGCCTTGCCTCGGCATTCGAGCATCAGATGCTGCCGTTTTCGGAAGTGTTGCGCCTGTTACAGGCTGCTGATGCATCTGGTCGTTCCAACAAGCCTACCTTCGGTTTTATTCTGGATGCGGCACGGCGGCCTGCGCGTGCGGTCAGCCTGTTCGCCGAGACGCTGGCGATTGGTCAGCGCGGGACGCCGGAGGAGCTTTCCCTGTCGATGTTCGACATGGCGGGCGAACTCAGCGGGCAGTTTACCTATGATGCAAACCGGTTCCAGCCGCACAGCATCCAGCGGCTGACTGACTACCTGCAAGCGACCATTCGCGCCATGTTGGAGCATTTGGCGCAACCTGCCTTGGAGCTGCCGCTATTGACTGCTGCCATGCGCCAGCAGATTTTGCAGGACTGGACAGCCACCGAGGTGCAGGCGGATACGGCTGTTGATACACGGGATCTACCTTTGTATGCGCAATTCATGCAGCAGGTGGAGCGCACGCCGGATGCCGTTGCCTTGATCGACTGCGCTGAAGATCAGACAGACTCAACCCTGTCTTATCGGGCGCTTGCCGACTGGGCAGACCGGGTGGCACATCAGCTCCGCCTTGAGGGAATCGGTCGGGAAACGCTGGTTGGGGTATTTGTCGATCGCTCCATGACGATGGTCGCGGGTTTGCTGGGCATACTGAAGGTGGGTGCTGCCTATCTGCCGCTGGATCCGAGTTACCCACGGGCACGTCTGGAGTACATGTTGCATGATTCCGGCACGCCCTTGTTGATCACCCGGGCAAGCCTGCGCGGAGAGTTGCCCGCGACGAGTGCGCGGGTTGTCGACATTGATCGGGATGCGCTTCCCGAGCTGACCGAGGGGGTGAATACGGGGGATATTACGGTTGCACCCACTGATTTGGCCTATGTCATTTACACCTCTGGCTCGACCGGCTTGCCCAAGGGCGTGCAAGCCTTGCATCGTGCCACCAGCAACCGGCTGGCATGGATGTGGCGTACCCTGCCGTTCACTCCCGGTGAAGTGTGTTGCCAAAAGACAGCGTTGTCTTTCGTCGATTCGGTTTGGGAGATTTTCGGGCCACTGTTGCAAGGAGTGCCTTCAGTGATCATCCCGGCGCTGGCAGTCAAGGATGTGCCTCGCCTGATGGATACGCTGGCACACTACCAAGTCACACGGATCGTGCTGGTTCCCTCGTTGCTGCGGGCGATGCTGGCTAGCGGGGGGCAGCCATTACAGGAACGTCTGCCCAAGTTGCGGCATTGGGTGTGCAGCGGGGAAACCTTGCCGATCCCGCTGGTTCAGGCTTTTTATGCGCAATTCCCTGATGCCCGGCTGATTAACCTGTATGGCTCTTCCGAAGTGGCAGCCGATGTGACTTGGTATGACACCACGGCGCTCAAGGCGCAGGCAGAATGGTCATTGCCGCAGGTGCCGATCGGTCAGCCGATTGATAATGCCCAGTGCTACATTCTCGATGAGCGGCTGCAACCGGTTCCCCCTGGAATAGAGGGGGAACTTTATGTGGGGGGTGATTGCTTGGCACGCGGCTACCTGAACCGCCCGGAAATGACCCGCGAGCGCTTTATTGGCAACCCTTTTGGAGCAGGCCGTTTGTTCCGCACCGGTGACCGCGCCCGCTGGCTTCCGGCGGAGTCTGCTGATGCCCACTGCCGCCCGGACATCGAGTTTCTGGGGCGCAATGATTCCCAAGTGAAAATCCGGGGTTTCCGGGTTGAACTGTCCGAAATTGAAGTGCGTTTACGGGCGCACCCTGCCGTCAGTGAAGCGCTGGTGCAATTGCAGGAGCACAGCTCCGGCTCGCGTCTGGTCGCTTATGTGGCGGCATCACAGCCACCGGCTCCGGCAGATCTTTACTGGCATCTGCAACAGGACTTGCCCGACTACATGGTGCCGAGTGCTTTTGTGGTGCTGGAAAGCTTGCCGCTGACACCGAACGGTAAGGTGGATCGGCAAGTTCTGGCACAGATGGAGGTGGCTGCGCCGGTGAATGCAGGTGTTTCAGAACCACCGGTAACGGCGCTGGAACAGGCGCTGGCTGCCATTTGGAGCAGGCAACTGGGTGTGAAGCCAGTGGGTCGCCACGATAATTTTTTCGTGCTGGGCGGTCATTCTTTACTGGTGACTCAGGTCATTACGCAGATTCAGAGCGAACTCCAGGTTGTGTTGCCATTGCGCACGGTCTTTGACCATCCGACCGTTGCCGAACTGGCTCAGCAGATTGAAGCACAGGGTACCGTGCCTGTTGAACCTCCCTTGTTACCGCAGCCGCGTCCGGCTGAGTTGCCGTTGTCTTTTGCCCAGGAGCGCCTGTGGTTTCTGGCACAGCTTGAGAACACGGCAGAGGCTTACAACATAGCGCTGGCGCTGCGCCTGCAAGGGGCATTGCAAGTCGAAGCCTTGGTGGCTGCGCTGGCTACGGTTGTCGGGCGGCACGAAATCTTGAGAACCTGTTTCCCGGCTCGGGATGGCAGCCCCCGCCAGCAACTTGCTGAACCGGAGCCGGTACCGTTCGAGACGATTGAGCTGGCACACTTGCCAGAGCCGGAACGCACCAATGCCTGTATGCGCTTGTTGCGCGAGCACTCGGTACAGCCATTTGACCTCGCTCGGGGGCCTTTGATCCGTGCGGTGCTGGCGCATATAGGCGAGGAAGGGCATGTGCTGCTGTTGTGTGTGCATCACATCGTAGCGGATGGCTGGTCGCTGGGTGTGCTGACTTGGGAACTGGATGCTGCTTACCGGTCTGCATTGACGGGGCAAGCTGCCACCCTGCCACCCTTGGCGCTTCAGTATGCGGATTACGCCATTTGGCAACGGGCGTTGGCTACGGGTAACGAATGGCAGCAGCAGCTTCATTGGTGGCAGCAACAACTGGACGGTGCGCCGACCTTGCTGGGACTGCCCACCGACCATCCACGACCATCCGTGCAGGATTCCGCCGGTGCTACGTTTCCGTTTACGTTAAGTGAGCCGTTGACAAGCCAGTTGGAGCGTCTCGGCGAACAGCACGGGGTGAGCCTGTTCATGATGCTGCTCGCCGTCTGGTCAGTGCTGCTGGGGCGTTACAGCAATGAGGACGATCTGGTTATTGGTACGCCGATTGCCAACCGCCATCGTCCTGGGCTTGACCCGCTGATTGGCTGTTTTGTCAATACGCTCCCGTTGCGGGTGGATCTGTCGGGCGACCCGTCCTTTACAGCACTGTTGGGACGGCTGCGGCAAGTGACGCTGGATGCTTATGCTCATCAGGACATTCCCTTCGAGAGGTTGGTTAATGAGCTGAAAATTGAACGCAGCTTGAGCCACAGCCCGCTGTTCCAAGTCATGTTGTCGGTTGAATACGCCCAGTCCCACCCAGCGGCGCGGGATTACTCGCTTGGTGATTTGCACGTGAGCTGGGTGGATCTTGGTCGCGATCACACCGAGCTGGATCTTGGCATTGAGCTGGTCAGAACCGCTGATGGCTTGCTGGGCTGGCTGGACTATAGTAAAGCCCTGTTTGAGCAGGCCAGCATTGAGCGCATGGCCGGGCATTTCCAGATGATGGTCGAAGGGCTGGTCGCGAATCCGGCTTGTACCCTTTCTGCCTTGCCGTTGCTGACCGCAGCCGAGCGCCGCCAACTGGTGGAAGAATGGAATCCGGTGGTGACGAAGCTGGGCGCGAATGCCAGCATCCAGCAATTATTTGAGCAACAGGTGGAGCGCACGCCCGATGCGGTGGCGGTGGTGTTGGCACAGGAGGGTGTCGAACCGACTCAGTGTGCGGCGTTGACCTATGCCGAACTGAATGCGCGTGCCAACCTGCTGGCGCGGCGGCTAGTGGCGCTGCAACCGGGTGAGGATATTCCGGGGGCATTGGATAGCACCGGGCTGAAGCGTCTGGTCGGCATTTGTTTGAACCGTTCTGCGGACATGCTTGTCGCTATTCTGGGCATTCTCAAAGCAGGCTGTGCTTACGTGCCTGTTGACCCGACGTGGCCGGAACAGCGGGTTGCTGCGATTCTGAATGATGCTACCCCGTTTGCGCTGGTGACGGAACCTGGGCTGCTTGATGCCGGTTTTATGGGCAGCATGATACCGTGCTACGTGGATACCGCCCCGCTTGAACCGACGGAGCCAAACGCGGTCAATCTGCCCATCCAAAGCCAGCCTGAAGATGCCGCGTATGTGATGTTCACGTCCGGCTCCACGGGGATACCCAAAGGGGTGATAATCGAGCACGGCAATGTTGTCAGCTACGTACACGCTTTCGTTGCCTGGACTAAGCTAACCAGCGCTGACCGTTCCCTGCAACACGGCAGCCTCGCGTTCGATATCTCGATTGAGGAGATATTCCCGCCACTGAGTGTCGGTGGCAGTGTGGTGATCTGCATGAATCCTGCCAGTATCGAGAATATTGTCACCGACAGCATCCGCCACCGTGCAAGCATGGTTTGCACGACCCCGCTGCTGATGCAGTACTACAATAGCCGCGCTGATGAGCTAACGGATTTACGTTTTCTGGCCAGCGGTGGTGATGTGCTGCGCCCTGAGGATATTGACCGCTTGCTGGCGCGTGGTGTCGGTGTCTACAACTCCTATGGTCCAACCGAAACCACCGTAACCGCCACCAGTTATTGGGCATGTCCGGGGGATGAGTCATTGCCGATCGGCACGCCGCTGGCGAATACCCGCGCCTTTGTGCTGGATGCTCGCCGCAATCCCTTGCCTGTCGGTGTGCCGGGTGAACTCTACATCGGCGGTGCGGGGGTAGGTCGTGGTTATCTGAACCGGCCGGAGCTGAATGCGGAACGCTTTATCCATTGGCATAACGGCGAATGGCTCTATCGTACCGGGGATCGTGCCCGCTGGTGTGCCAACAGGACACTGGAATTTGTCGGGCGTATGGATCGTCAGGTCAAGATTCGCGGTTTCCGGGTGGAACTGGGTGAGATTGAGGCTGCCATTTCGCTGCACGAAGCTGTCGACCAGATAGCGGTGTTGCCGCATACGGACGCTGATGGGCAGAAGCGGCTGCTTGCCTACATTGTACCTGCTGTCGGTGCAGGCCGCCCGGAACAGTATGAACAGCTGCAAACCCTGCTGCGTGAGCATTTACGGGAGCGCTTGCCCAACTACATGATTCCCGGTGCTTTCCTCTTTCTGGATAGCTTGCCGCTGACCTCAACCGGCAAGATCGACCGTAAGGCGCTACCCGCCCCGCAGGAAACGGATGCCCCGCAAGCCTTGCACAGGCCACGCAGCGTGACCGAACAGGATTTGCTCGCAATCTGGCGGGAAGTCCTGCAAAACAGTGCAGTGGGGATTTTCGATAATTTCTTTGAATTGGGTGGTCACTCCTTGCTGGCAGTGCGGTTGGCGGCACAGATTGCGGCTGCTTTCGCTACCGAGATGCCGTTACAGGCGCTGTTCCGTTACCCCACGGTGGCGGAGCTGGCTGCTTATCTGGAGCAAGCCAATCCTGATTTGTCTTGGTCTACTTTGGTTGCCTTGCAGGCGCACGGTAATAAAGCAGTGCTGTTTTGCGTGCCGGGAGACGGTGGCAATGTTTTCTACTTCTACCCCTTGGTGAAAGAGCTGGGTTCAGAGCAGCCTGTTTATGGCCTGGAATCGCTGGGGCTGGATGGCAAACAGGCTCCCCACGCTACGGTTGAAGCGGCGGCTGCACACCATATACAGCAGATTCGCGCCCGTTGGCCGCAAGGACCTTACTGCTTGGCGGGGCACTCGTTCGGTGGTCTGGTCGTCTACGAAATGGCTCAGCAATTAAGTCGGATGGGCGAAACCGTCAGTCTGCTGGCTATCATGGATACTCTGCCCCCTTCCATGCCGTTGCCTGCGGCTACAGAGCCTGAGCTGATGATGACCTTCGAGGGGCTGTTTGCCGAGGAATACGGGTTGCCTACGGCATTGACGCTAGAACAGCTTGACCCGCTTGATGCCGAACAGCGCCTGTATGCGCTGAAACAGGCGCTTGAGCGCCTCGAAGCCTTGCCTAGCGGAGCCACCATGGCGCATGTGCGCGGTATTTTCAGCGTTTTTAGAACCAATACACAGACCGAATATCACCCGTCCGGGATTATCAGGCTGCCGTTTGAATTGTTACTGGCGGAGGAGTCGCCAGCGGACGAACGGGATGAAATCATTGCAGGTTGGTCGCAGTTTGGCGTGCCCAGAGTGCAGGTTGTTCCAGGCAGCCACACCACAATGACTTATCCACCCCATGTCGCCAGTCTGGCTGACAAGCTGAGAACTTGTCTGACCACGCTGGAAACACTCAACTAA